CGCGTGGCCGCACAACCACAGGAAACAGGAGTACACCGATGGGTTTTTCAAGTGAGTTCAAAGAGTTTGCGCTGAAGGGCAACGTGATGGATCTCGCCGTCGGCGTGATCATCGGCGGCGCCTTCGGCAAGAT
This portion of the Aquabacterium sp. OR-4 genome encodes:
- a CDS encoding MscL family protein, yielding MGFSSEFKEFALKGNVMDLAVGVIIGGAFGK